AACCACGGATTTTCGAGGCCATCCGCTCGACGATACCGCAAAGGCACGATCGAATGCGTTTCGAGATCGTCGATGTTATCAACGTACACGTACCCAAGCTGTGCCAGATACTCTACGTGGGCGCCCGCTTCTTCGACGGCCAACAACTTGTCGTATCCCTCCACCTCCGGAAACAGCGCCGACGAGATCTCGGCCAGCGTCTTCGACTCTTCTAATTCGCCGACGATCTTGCGCAGGCGGTCCCGGTGCGATTCTTCGATTTCGTCGATGCGTCTCCCCAGATCGTGCATCTGCTCTCCATGACCCCCGAGTACGTACTTCACCTCGGGATGCCACGTGCGCGTTCGTTCGAGCGAATCGAGGTAATGCCCCAGCCCCATGTTCAGACTCAGACGTTCCGGGGCCTGGTGAGGGGTGATGTGCGGCAAGATGTGATCCCCCGAGAGAAGCACGTCGTCGAGACGAATGATGACTTGCCCCGGACAATGCCCTGGAACGTGCAGCATTTCCAATCGTCCGACGCGCATGCCGACGGCGAAGTAGTTGAAATCCGGCATCAAGGAAGTAAACAAATCCTTATTGATCAGATAGGTGTTCATAAGTTCCTGGCGATACGCCTCACGTACACCCGCCTCGATCAGATATTGATCCAACCGCTTGGCCATCATGGCCACCCGCTCCTCGTAATGCATGAGCACCTTGGCGTCCAGATGATGGATGCCGATGGGCGCCCGGGTACGCTGACGCACGAAGTTCAAGCCTCCGAAATGGTCGATGTGGCCGTGGGTGATGAGGACGTGGGTGAGGTCTTCCCAACTTACCTTTTCATCGAACTGCGAGCTTATGCTGGCGAAGGCCTGATCCAATTGCTCGTTCGAGTCCATGAAACCCGATCCGGAGTCAATCAAGGCCGCCACATCGCCGTCGAGGACGAGATGGGCGAAGCCTTTTAGAAAAGGGAACAGCACGAGGGGGATGCGGTAAATCCGACCTCCGCCGTTCGTGCGCACAAATTCGATCTCGGCCGTCATCTGCTTCAATCCCCTCAAGAAATCCGCAAGCCGTCGAGGATCAGATCACTGAACCGATCGGCAAGCGTATCGGCGCTCAAACGGCCATTCTTGCGAAACCAGGTGATCGTCCAATTCTGAAGCCCCAACAGGGCGAAAACCGTTACTGCCTCGTCGACTTTACGGAACGCCCCTTCTTTAATTCCCTGGCGTACGATCTGCCGCCAGAGATTCTCGTAGGCATCCCGCCGTGCGTTCTGCCGCGAGCGCAGGGAAGGATCGAGACTGCGGTAATCGAAGAGGAGCACGGATGCCAGGTCGCTGTCTTTGGTGAGGCGTTGGAGGTAAACGTGCATCGCCCGGCGCAGTTTCTCGTCGGGGGACAAATCCGATTCTACGACCTGCTCCAGGTCTCCGATCAGCAGATCCAGTACCTGATCGAGGATGGCGAGCAGGATGTCTTGCTTGCTTTCGA
The nucleotide sequence above comes from Anaerolineales bacterium. Encoded proteins:
- a CDS encoding MBL fold metallo-hydrolase, with translation MTAEIEFVRTNGGGRIYRIPLVLFPFLKGFAHLVLDGDVAALIDSGSGFMDSNEQLDQAFASISSQFDEKVSWEDLTHVLITHGHIDHFGGLNFVRQRTRAPIGIHHLDAKVLMHYEERVAMMAKRLDQYLIEAGVREAYRQELMNTYLINKDLFTSLMPDFNYFAVGMRVGRLEMLHVPGHCPGQVIIRLDDVLLSGDHILPHITPHQAPERLSLNMGLGHYLDSLERTRTWHPEVKYVLGGHGEQMHDLGRRIDEIEESHRDRLRKIVGELEESKTLAEISSALFPEVEGYDKLLAVEEAGAHVEYLAQLGYVYVDNIDDLETHSIVPLRYRRADGLENPWFPIGRNLKPRVGSSARGEGYFEQFRVGWESSEPSPKE
- a CDS encoding TetR/AcrR family transcriptional regulator codes for the protein MQRSDIVQAAAQIFRQKGYHAASMQDIADAVGLQKASLYHHVESKQDILLAILDQVLDLLIGDLEQVVESDLSPDEKLRRAMHVYLQRLTKDSDLASVLLFDYRSLDPSLRSRQNARRDAYENLWRQIVRQGIKEGAFRKVDEAVTVFALLGLQNWTITWFRKNGRLSADTLADRFSDLILDGLRIS